A window of Mucilaginibacter sp. PAMC 26640 contains these coding sequences:
- a CDS encoding histidine kinase → MITLIKKPLNLTRIELYTATSIYALAVFFLVARVADSNVQVIWTPYRYMFNELHLHYSYSKYFFFPMIARYTIYFGGFLLWNFLIIPSLIERRKTTLMIILAVALFGTIWLFCGITDTWLKGYLFFKHSAGWVYNLVFKTNFIYAIWVMMMLTLYSLIKQVAQYLLNNSEHIQAEYKVLTRDGIIGLVLWMILLFGLLLSDAPIEVIGLFFLTVPVAIGIYGLSAYTLIPQTLNNKKRYFNYFGKVFLITLAVSIPAGVIAAIAFSRGQAVMLTLAFNAGFQLLVTAPFSWITYKRRITGAAELTTLKTALGHSAANLDFLRSQINPHFLFNALNTLYGTALQENADRTGEGIQRLGDMMRFMLQENMHEKILLTREIDYLNNYISLQKLRTQTSPDIVIDVQIEDHILGLQIAPMLLIPFIENAFKHGISLREPSHIKITLQTKDNTLYFDVHNSIHTKPDNDPEKGKSGIGLVNVKQRLKLLYNNKHELIIRENASEFFIHLTIQLA, encoded by the coding sequence ATGATAACGCTCATCAAAAAACCGCTGAACCTTACCCGCATTGAACTATACACCGCCACGTCCATTTATGCGTTGGCCGTGTTTTTCCTGGTTGCCCGCGTTGCCGACAGCAATGTACAGGTGATCTGGACGCCGTACCGCTACATGTTCAACGAGTTGCACCTGCATTATTCCTACTCTAAATATTTCTTCTTCCCGATGATTGCCCGATATACTATATATTTCGGCGGCTTTTTGTTGTGGAACTTTTTGATCATTCCCTCTTTGATAGAACGGCGTAAAACTACGTTGATGATCATACTGGCGGTGGCACTATTTGGCACCATCTGGCTTTTTTGCGGCATCACCGATACCTGGCTTAAAGGTTATCTATTTTTTAAGCATTCGGCAGGTTGGGTGTACAACCTTGTTTTTAAAACCAACTTCATCTATGCTATTTGGGTAATGATGATGCTGACGCTTTACAGTTTAATTAAGCAGGTTGCCCAGTACCTTTTAAATAATAGCGAGCATATCCAGGCGGAGTATAAAGTACTCACACGCGATGGCATTATTGGCCTGGTTTTGTGGATGATTCTGTTATTTGGCTTACTGCTAAGTGATGCCCCTATTGAAGTGATCGGTTTGTTTTTCCTTACCGTTCCTGTGGCAATAGGGATTTATGGCTTATCAGCCTACACCCTTATTCCGCAAACTTTAAATAACAAGAAACGCTATTTCAATTACTTTGGTAAGGTGTTTTTAATTACGCTAGCGGTATCCATACCTGCCGGGGTAATAGCAGCTATAGCGTTTAGCCGTGGCCAGGCAGTGATGCTTACGTTGGCTTTTAATGCCGGATTCCAGTTATTGGTCACCGCACCTTTCTCCTGGATCACTTACAAACGCCGGATAACGGGGGCAGCAGAACTAACTACTTTAAAAACCGCACTTGGCCACTCTGCTGCCAATCTTGATTTCCTAAGATCACAAATCAATCCTCACTTCTTGTTTAATGCCTTAAACACACTTTACGGAACTGCCCTGCAGGAAAACGCAGATCGTACCGGCGAGGGTATCCAGCGCCTTGGAGACATGATGCGTTTTATGTTGCAGGAAAACATGCACGAGAAGATCCTGCTGACGCGCGAAATAGATTACCTGAACAATTACATCAGCCTGCAAAAGTTACGCACGCAAACCTCGCCGGATATTGTGATAGATGTGCAGATAGAAGATCATATTTTGGGATTACAGATAGCCCCTATGCTACTGATCCCCTTTATAGAAAATGCGTTTAAACATGGTATCAGTTTGCGAGAGCCATCGCATATCAAAATTACCCTGCAAACCAAAGACAACACACTTTACTTTGATGTGCACAACAGCATCCACACCAAACCTGATAACGACCCGGAAAAAGGCAAAAGCGGCATAGGCCTGGTCAACGTAAAGCAACGCCTCAAGCTATTATATAATAACAAGCACGAGCTGATCATCCGCGAAAACGCAAGCGAATTTTTTATACATTTAACCATTCAACTCGCCTGA